The DNA sequence ACTTAGGCTTTAGTTTAAGGGCAGCACTGCAAAATTCAACAGGAAAAAAATGGTAATCAGTTagcagaaaaataaagaagagatTGAAAGGCAATGCCATGGATTTTTTTCTACACAGAACCTGTTGATGCAGTAGCGTTTCCCCGTAGGCGGAGGGCCATCGTCGAAGATGTGGCCGAGATGAGCATCGCAGACTGCACAGAGAACTTCTTGACGCGGCATGAAGATGATAGACAGGTCCAGCTTCGACTTCACGTTGTTTCCCACGGGCTGGTAGTACGAGGGCCATCCGGTCCCGCTGTCGAATTTGGTCGATGACCTATGACACGGGGCGCACGGGGTTCAGACACAAATACGAGATCCCGAGTAGTAGGGAATGTTTGAGTGTATATACGAGGGATACTCACTCGAACAAAGGAGTGTCACAGCAGATGCAATGGTACGTCCCGGTGGTTTTCGTGTTCCAGTATTCTCTGGAAATAGTATATGATTTGGCAATGTTATCCCTTCGTTTCAATTAATAGTGGGATGACACAAAAAGGAATGCATGTCACTTAtaataggacggagggagtataggTCAAAATGCacgaaaagaaaagaacacaAAGGCATCTTCTTGCGCTTCAATCATACGCAATGATCGGGCTCACTGTGCGTTTGGTAGCATGGAATCGGGGatggatttggaattggagACTTCAATTCTAAATGCACTGTTTGGCTACAAAAAATGtatggatttggaattgaaacCTTCTCAATCTACCTACAAAACAAACATTGCACTCGACACTACATACACGATACACACATTGCATATGCACATCATTGATCACACAATACACATACGGAACACACGCTGCACACATAAATACACaatacacacactgcacacacaatCAATCCCAGGAATCCGTGAAGTTCATACGAAGCTAGTAACTCCTAAACGATGACCCACACATATTCATAACTAGATGAACAAGAAACATGAATATTCCTACGAGGAGCTCATACGTACCCGGTGAATGCCCTCTCAGTGCCCTTCTGTCTAGTGACATAGAACTGCTGATCAGTAAGCTTCTTCCTCCACTCTGCTTCACTTATGGAACTGTAATTCGTGTTTCCCGCCTCTGCACCACATTCACCACAAGAAAAATGTCACTAGTCCTATTTATACAACAACATTTAGTGAATCTAGAAACATAATCAACAACTCTATGATGTTAAAAACTACAGCTTGGAAGTAAAATGGCCTCATTGCAACATCTAAGTTATCAACCAACAAATCATCAAAGCTCAATATgaatttttagtataaattcTATCTAGAATTCCAAATAACCAATGTACTAATCAACTAAACCAAACATGACCTCAACACTTTTTCCCATCAACAAAACCACCAAAAAAACCTCTTATCCtccaaaaattcaatctttatCTACTCCAAACTGACAAATATGTTCAAGTCTAAGAGAAGAACCCCCACCAACAAATATGTTAAACTTGAAAAcactattcttttttttttttttacatattgcAATCAAACAAGAATTTATGAATCTAGAGAGCAAGGCCCTTCGATCTCACTCCTTATAGCACAACCATCTATAACAATTTCAAGCtcaaaatattacaaatagaaaaaaaaatactaaaaaatttacaattctGCTGGTTAATGTTAATCAGCTAGAACTCAAGTTACATAATCCACACTTTTGCCCACCAACAAAATCACCAAAAAATGTAGTATCAGGGAAACCTCTTAtcctcaaaaaaaaaatccaatctttatCTCTTCTAAATCGAATAGAAGAAATCCCACCTACAAATATGCTAAATCAAACAGGAATTTCTATGAatttatagagagagagacctTGAGAGCTGTCTTGTTTCTGAGAGGAGGATGAAGAGCCCATGGCAGAAACAGAGAAGGGCAGCCTGCTTCTGATTGTGTGAAACGATTTCCCACCAAAGGCAAATGAAATCTGACGCTTACTGCCTAAACCGAAATGGGATTTTGCAATAGAGTGGGGATTAACAAGACTGGCGAAATTGGTTTTGACTATGGTGTAGCACCCCATCTTCTAGAACAAGCTCATTGAATTCCACAGGCAACTGCTTATGCTTCTATGCTTTTGGTTTATACTGATGTGTGCGAGCTGTGCACCCTGTATTCTCCACCATTTAATTAGCCAGCTGTCGATCTCTGTGTCCAATGTCGGGCTCGGATTGGATTGTGATTTTGGCGCCTAGAAATAATTCCGTAGCGGAATTTTTTCGAACAGGTGGCGTATGCGTATCCATCCGTGTAGGATTGAAGGCTTTACAGTCCACGTCAGCAGTAACCAGCGTGGAGACTCTATTTACcacaaattgatttttttttttttggagaatATTAGGTTATCCCgtagaaaaataaaggaattCTAACTAACTATGTTTGGCAAGTCATGCTTGCCCGAATCTCGAACATCGTCGACTCGACACGATAAGTCCAACATCTGCTCGTACAGATACGAACACGATAGTAATATGAATCCATATTGACATCACTCCACAATCAGCAAGACGAATGCTTgaaacaaatttatttgaaaatatatgtttCAATATTTTGATGGGATTTTGCTaataatttaccatttttatacaattcaaaataaataaaataataattaattaataaataataatgatagggcttagagcatccacaaacGTGTTTACGGGATGAGATGACTCGTCTTAGTAGGAGGGATGCTGGCGGGACACCGTTGCAAATGATTACCTGCAGCGAGACGCCCGTTCTAGGGAGCCTAGCTCGATCTAGTGGGACAACACCCACACGGATCATATTCTACAAAAGTAAGTACATAATACTACGTATTATAGGAGTTTTGATCAAATAAATGGATAAGAATCAATATATAGTTTTACgggatgtgatcaattgctaactaattatcaatctaaaattaaaaccaatttttaactattagattagaagatggtggttgatataatgccaaatgtaatatattttaaatttaaataattattaattaaattaaaagggtattaatgtcaaatcctatatgtagtaattataattaactactttttctctcctcaaaatcatctcaaaatttttaaatttacgtaactctctcaatttaaattattttttctcgaaaaatatatcaaattaaagataatttaataaggattccaacgagatctcaattgcatatgttccgacgatgttcggatgatgaaatttgataaattatatttcaattttcgtacatgttgataagcaacttttatcaacaaatgcaacaaaaaatctcaatatattgtaggcaaaatctcaatattatgcatgtccaatctcaataaaaatgtgttgatattttcttgtccttgtgttgatattctaatgtcatatagttgatatttgtaatacacaatgttgatataaaaaaacactcacacgaaaattatcatatgataacataatgacgatattacccttttgttgatattttgtctactatttattgagatttgtgagctttaatctcatccactcattttaaaatcaaagGGTGGAGAtatagtcttgattttggattagtgtgcttataagcattagaataggacccaTAGTTCTAcgtatcttatttttaatcaagGCAAAGAAATGATCCTCCCACATACGGGTGCTTAAACGGTTCTCCGGTTCTCGATTAACCGAAACCGGCCGGTTAATTGCGGAACTGGAACCGAATTTTCCGGTACTGGtttcaactttttaaataaaatcggttccggttaggaaccggaaccgacctGTTCCTAACCGAGAACCGGactataattcaattttattttttttataatttaatatactaataaatctaatttaattgaattaattttgaattaaagtaacTACAATGAGTAGGCcatcataagtttgt is a window from the Salvia hispanica cultivar TCC Black 2014 chromosome 1, UniMelb_Shisp_WGS_1.0, whole genome shotgun sequence genome containing:
- the LOC125204941 gene encoding peptide methionine sulfoxide reductase B1, chloroplastic, whose amino-acid sequence is MGCYTIVKTNFASLVNPHSIAKSHFGLGSKRQISFAFGGKSFHTIRSRLPFSVSAMGSSSSSQKQDSSQEAGNTNYSSISEAEWRKKLTDQQFYVTRQKGTERAFTGEYWNTKTTGTYHCICCDTPLFESSTKFDSGTGWPSYYQPVGNNVKSKLDLSIIFMPRQEVLCAVCDAHLGHIFDDGPPPTGKRYCINSAALKLKPK